The following coding sequences lie in one Spinacia oleracea cultivar Varoflay chromosome 1, BTI_SOV_V1, whole genome shotgun sequence genomic window:
- the LOC110794515 gene encoding ATP-dependent DNA helicase PIF1, which translates to MLLQLKFGIASFVRNYSTKVSPKLPFKKPQITNATKPRISESNSTKVSPKLPFKNPQITNASKPRISESNSTKVSPKLPFKNPQITNASKPIISESIEMQWTDQQLQVFEAIERRQSVFVTGSAGTGKTMLVQELIKLLRKIYGKRNVSVTAPTGVVACALGGQTLHSFAGVGLAEADAETLLSRVLDNRTVIKRWKTIKALVIDEISMVEGELFDKLEYIARTIREIDEPWGGIQLVVSGDFLQLPPVNVGKSSDNRKEFAFEADSWDSSFQLEVGLKTVFRQSDPELIKLLQGIRTGELDAEGLELLQQRRCFEEPDETVVRLFPRIADVNRVNDMRLKGLGEETIVYEAFDKGDKPWIDQLNRGMAPTKLQLCVGARVMLLQNLNVKGRLVNGATGTIIGFKKSCKSDIAKICEHKLLPIVKFDSGCDKEIGTHTWSVMVGDRARATRLQLPLMLAWAMSIHKSQGVTLDRLHTNLSQAFGYGMIYVALSRLRSLDGLSFSSALNPSKIMAHPKVLEYYRNHFL; encoded by the coding sequence atgTTGTTGCAACTTAAATTTGGCATTGCATCATTTGTCAGAAACTATTCCACCAAAGTTAGTCCTAAACTTCCCTTTAAAAAACCCCAAATCACCAATGCCACTAAACCCAGAATCTCTGAATCTAATTCCACCAAAGTTAGTCCTAAACTTCCCtttaaaaacccccaaatcaccAATGCCAGTAAACCCAGAATCTCTGAATCTAATTCCACCAAAGTTAGTCCTAAACTTCCCtttaaaaacccccaaatcaccAATGCCAGTAAACCCATAATCTCTGAATCCATCGAAATGCAATGGACTGATCAGCAATTGCAAGTTTTCGAAGCTATTGAGCGCCGTCAGTCGGTTTTTGTTACCGGGTCTGCTGGCACTGGCAAAACCATGTTAGTTCAGGAATTGATTAAGTTACTTAGGAAAATTTATGGGAAAAGAAATGTTAGTGTGACTGCCCCAACAGGGGTTGTGGCCTGTGCACTTGGGGGTCAGACCCTACACTCATTTGCTGGTGTTGGCCTTGCTGAGGCTgatgctgagactttgctgtcTAGGGTTTTGGATAATCGTACGGTTATTAAAAGGTGGAAGACGATTAAAGCATTGGTGATTGATGAGATTAGTATGGTAGAAGGGGAGCTTTTTGATAAGCTTGAATACATTGCTAGAACTATTAGAGAGATAGATGAGCCGTGGGGCGGTATTCAGCTTGTAGTTAGTGGCGATTTCTTGCAGTTACCACCAGTAAATGTTGGTAAGAGTTCTGATAATCGAAAGGAATTCGCATTCGAAGCAGATTCTTGGGACAGTTCGTTTCAGTTAGAAGTAGGTCTGAAAACAGTCTTCAGGCAATCTGACCCAGAACTTATTAAACTGCTTCAGGGTATAAGGACAGGGGAGTTAGATGCTGAAGGTCTCGAGCTGCTTCAGCAACGTCGTTGTTTCGAAGAGCCTGATGAGACGGTTGTGAGATTATTTCCAAGAATAGCAGATGTTAATCGAGTGAATGATATGAGATTGAAAGGGTTGGGAGAAGAAACTATTGTTTATGAAGCCTTTGATAAAGGGGATAAACCTTGGATTGATCAATTGAATCGTGGAATGGCACCCACTAAACTGCAGCTTTGTGTAGGTGCAAGGGTGATGCTATTACAGAACTTAAATGTGAAGGGCAGATTGGTGAATGGTGCTACTGGTACAATTATAGGTTTTAAAAAGTCATGTAAGAGCGACATTGCAAAGATATGTGAACATAAACTGTTACCAATTGTGAAATTCGACTCTGGGTGTGACAAGGAGATAGGTACTCATACATGGAGTGTAATGGTGGGAGATAGAGCGCGTGCGACACGGTTGCAGTTACCTCTTATGTTGGCATGGGCGATGAGTATTCATAAATCCCAAGGCGTGACTTTGGACAGGCTTCACACTAATCTCTCACAGGCTTTTGGTTACGGAATGATTTACGTTGCTCTTTCCCGTTTAAGAAGCTTGGATGgtctttctttctcttctgcCCTAAACCCTTCAAAAATTATGGCCCATCCCAAGGTTTTAGAGTATTATAGAAATCATTTCTTGTGA